CTATGTTCGAATTAATTCCTCTCTCATCCCTCACTCTTCCCAAAGAAGCGCTGGAAGCGAGCGCCAAAAGCAAAGTGCGGGGCAAGGAATGGGACGCCTATGCTATGATTCAAGGCGACATCCTCGAACAAGGACGCTGCGACTTCAACAGTATGCGCGGCTTCGATATGCGGTTGACGGGCGATTTATCGCGCGCCTTGGCCGACGTGACGCGGAAGGAGCGATTGAAGGCGGAAGGATTGGATCCGGCGCGCATCGACCATCTTACGCGCTGGATCAATTGGAACGAGTACGAACTATCGCCTGCGCCGGCGGCGGATGGAAAAGGCGGCGATAAAAGCCGCGCCGGTTTCGATAAGTTGTTCATTCCCGCTTTAGTATGCATCATGCTGATGTTCTTCTTGACCTTCGCCACCACCCAGCGCATGTTGCGCACCATCGTGGAGGAGAAAACATCGCGCGTCGTCGAGGTGCTGCTTTCCTCGCTCTCTTCCACCGAACTCTTGGCGGGAAAGGTTTTCGGCTATTACTTGATTGGTTTAATTCAATTCGCGGTTTGGGTGGGATTCGGCCTCGCCGCGTTATATTATAAGCAAATTCCTATCGCCAATTATGTTCCTGCCGGTTATTTCTTTCATTTCCTCATCTTTCTCACTACAGGATATCTCTTTTACGCCGCCGTATTCGCCGCCATTGGAGCGGTTGTTGGCGACGAGACGGAATCGCAGCAACTCCAAGGAGTGGCGACGATCGTCATCGTCATTCCCTTGATGTTCAACATCGTACTGATTACTCAGCCGAATTGGTGGCCGGTGCGGCTGCTCAGCTTCGTGCCATTCTTCTCGCCCACCGTCATGGCGGTGCGGATGGTGGTTGTTTCCATTCCCTGGTGGGAAATGTTGGCGATCGCTTCAACTACTTTATTATTCGCCATAGCGGGGATTGGCTTAGCGGCGCGCTTTTTTCGGATTGGCGTATTAATGACAGGCAAACGGCCTTCCCTCAAGGAATTATGGCGATGGTGTTGGCTGCGGGAAGATCAAAGCGTTGTGGAAAACGAATAGAATCGAGGCGATGAACATGCGTTCGAATCTCCGGAATTTTTGCAAAATGAAAATAATCGTTTTGGCGGGAATCGCCTTGTTCTGCTTCGCTCGCGCCGGTTTTTGTCAGGACGTTTCGCTGAAAGAAGGCGAAGCCATCATCGAAACATTGGATGGCATGATCTTGGCGGGAAATATTGAAGAGAGTACAAGCGGCGAAGCGGCGCTGCGGACAGAATACGGATTGCTGCAAATCCCATTGAACTGCATTCGCCGCGTCAATGGCGACCGCTACGATCCCGCTATCGGCATCGTGCGGGAACAATCCATCGCCATCGAATCAGACGGAGACGTAGTCTTCGAATCCATCGTTCCCATTTCCAGCCGTTCGCAAGACGGCTACGTCAATATTCTCATTGAGGGAAACGTTTTGGACATCAAGGACCTCAACGACCATTCCTTGCCTTTCATGGGCCGCCAATTCAGCGGCTTTACGCGCTGCGCCGTTCAAGTTCCATCCTATCGCCTATCCGCGCTGCTCGTGCGATCGTTAATCAAAAAGGGCGCATTGGCTGACAACGATAACATTCGTTACGCCTATCAATACATTCCCCAAACCAACCAAAATTACCGGCTGAGGCTTACGCTCCCGCCCAATAGCCTTCAAGTAGAAGCGGCCCCCGAATTCGTGCGCGACGCTTCGGGAGCGTTGATATGGGAGCGTTCCTTGAAACGGCAAGAGAAAACCGATTTCGAAGTATCTTTTTGTTTGCCTCCCAGCCAACCATAGTTATGTAGTTGTGTAGGGTTGACTCAAAGCGAAGCGTAGCCCACCATTTTCCCTTAATCCCTTTCTGGACATAGCGCAAAAAAATCTCTCTAACCGTTTGCATCGGATTTTTTTTGCGCTATAATGCAAGTAAGCGCTTGCTTTATAAAAGGAGCATGAATATGGATGCAAATCAAACGCACGAACGCATTCTCCAGGCGGCTTTGAAAGTATTCAGCCAATCCGGCTACAAGGGCGCATCGACGCGCGCCATCGCCAAGGAAGCGGGAGTCAACGAAGTTACGCTCTTCCGGCATTTCGGAAACAAGCAGAGCCTCTTCGCCGAGATGATCGAAAACTATTCCACCATCCCCTATATCAAGGCGGCGCGGGAAAATGGCGGAAAATCCCTAGAAAACCGCATCTCCCGCCTTGGAGTACAGGTCATAAAAGTTTTGGAGGAACGGCGGGATTTATTGTCCGTTCTCCTTTCCGACGGCGCCCGGCTTAAAAACCAAGGCGAAGATTTGCTGCGAGGAGGGCCAGGAAGAGTATTGGAACATTTGATTTTATGGTTTCGCGAGGCGAGAAAGGCGGGAGAGATCAGAAAGATCGAACCGGAAGCGGCGGCGCGGGTTTTTATGGGCATCTTTTTCTTTTATATGATCTTTCAAAAAATATTGCCGGGAGAAAAATTTTTCCCCGTGAATGAGAAAGCGATGGTTGGCGAATTCGTTGAAATACTGCTGCGAGGCATTTTGCCATTGGAGAAAAGAACATGAAGCGTTTAATCCCTCTAGCGATTATCGCCGCGCTCCTCGGCGCCTGGTGGCGGCATGAAAGCCTTCGTTCCGAATCGGCGCAATACTCGGGAACCGTCGAAGCGGAAGATGCGGCGTTAGGGTCGAAAGTCGGCGGCCGCGTCGTTTCCGTTCCGGCTAAGGAAGGCGACGCCGCCAAAACGGGGGATGTTCTCGTGCGGCTCGAACGCAATGCGTTGGAAGCTCGCGTCAAAGAAGCGGAAGCGGAGCTGGAACGCTCGCGGCAGCAGCTGCTCGAACTCGAACGGGGCAGCCGCCCGCAGGAGATCCAGCAAGCCAAGGCATTACTGGAGGAAGCGCGTTCGAATCTACTGCTCATGCAAAACGGATCGCGCCAGGAAGACATCCGCGCCGCCCAGGCCAACGTGGATGCAGCGAAAGCGGAGATCGAACTCGCTGCTTTGACGGAGAAGCGCCAAGTGGAATTATTCGCCAAGAAAAACACTAGCGAGGAAAATCTCGACCGCGCCCGCAAGGAACTGCGCGTCGCCCAAAACCGGCTGCGGGCGGCGCAAGCGGAACTGGATCGGCTGCTAAGCGG
The Candidatus Omnitrophota bacterium DNA segment above includes these coding regions:
- a CDS encoding ABC transporter permease, giving the protein MNMSMRNIILVAKRELGEIIGTKGFLLMLFLPMAMLFLMGALIPLADKMMRKANATRTQSYRIGIIGSTPEIVKAWREKILDRKLANGLPMFELIPLSSLTLPKEALEASAKSKVRGKEWDAYAMIQGDILEQGRCDFNSMRGFDMRLTGDLSRALADVTRKERLKAEGLDPARIDHLTRWINWNEYELSPAPAADGKGGDKSRAGFDKLFIPALVCIMLMFFLTFATTQRMLRTIVEEKTSRVVEVLLSSLSSTELLAGKVFGYYLIGLIQFAVWVGFGLAALYYKQIPIANYVPAGYFFHFLIFLTTGYLFYAAVFAAIGAVVGDETESQQLQGVATIVIVIPLMFNIVLITQPNWWPVRLLSFVPFFSPTVMAVRMVVVSIPWWEMLAIASTTLLFAIAGIGLAARFFRIGVLMTGKRPSLKELWRWCWLREDQSVVENE
- a CDS encoding TetR/AcrR family transcriptional regulator; its protein translation is MDANQTHERILQAALKVFSQSGYKGASTRAIAKEAGVNEVTLFRHFGNKQSLFAEMIENYSTIPYIKAARENGGKSLENRISRLGVQVIKVLEERRDLLSVLLSDGARLKNQGEDLLRGGPGRVLEHLILWFREARKAGEIRKIEPEAAARVFMGIFFFYMIFQKILPGEKFFPVNEKAMVGEFVEILLRGILPLEKRT
- a CDS encoding efflux RND transporter periplasmic adaptor subunit, which encodes MKRLIPLAIIAALLGAWWRHESLRSESAQYSGTVEAEDAALGSKVGGRVVSVPAKEGDAAKTGDVLVRLERNALEARVKEAEAELERSRQQLLELERGSRPQEIQQAKALLEEARSNLLLMQNGSRQEDIRAAQANVDAAKAEIELAALTEKRQVELFAKKNTSEENLDRARKELRVAQNRLRAAQAELDRLLSGFRTEEIQQAQAKVNAASAALTLMEEGEREETIAQAKADAMRLESALQRARIDLQEADILAPSEGVVETCRLQPGDLLSPNQTALTMILYQPLWIRIYVPESRLGQFSVGEELELTAASFPGQRFKGRIAQVNRRAEYTPRNVQTPDTRDDLVFGVKIDIEDSKRLLRPGMVADVFPMSKNEVAP